A window from Streptomyces sp. NBC_00271 encodes these proteins:
- a CDS encoding arginine repressor, with product MSQAQDHEHVGPAVPQTRTARHRRIVDILNRQPVRSQSQLAKLLADDGLSVTQATLSRDLDELNAVKIRNNDGDLIYAVPSEGGFRTPRAPLGESAKEERMRRLSAELLISAEASANLVVLRTPPGAAQFLASAIDQAELQDILGTIAGDDTLLLISRDPTGGQALADHLLRLAQNNH from the coding sequence ATGAGTCAGGCGCAGGATCACGAGCACGTCGGGCCTGCCGTGCCGCAGACCCGCACCGCACGCCACCGCCGGATCGTGGACATCCTCAACCGGCAACCGGTGCGCTCCCAGAGCCAGTTGGCGAAGCTCCTCGCCGACGACGGGCTGAGCGTCACGCAGGCGACGCTCTCCCGGGACCTGGACGAGCTGAACGCGGTGAAGATCCGCAACAACGACGGCGACCTCATCTACGCGGTGCCGAGCGAGGGCGGTTTCCGCACCCCGCGCGCGCCGCTGGGGGAGTCGGCGAAGGAGGAGCGGATGCGGCGGCTCTCGGCGGAGCTGCTGATCTCCGCGGAGGCGTCCGCGAACCTCGTGGTTCTCCGTACCCCGCCGGGGGCGGCGCAGTTCCTCGCCTCCGCCATCGACCAGGCCGAGCTGCAGGACATTCTCGGGACGATCGCGGGTGACGACACGTTGCTGTTGATCAGTCGTGATCCGACGGGTGGGCAGGCGCTGGCCGATCATTTGCTGCGGTTGGCTCAGAACAATCATTGA
- a CDS encoding FAD:protein FMN transferase, protein MGTVFSFDVRGGEPAAVRTALEEAVAQLHRVDEVFSTYREDSQISRLARGELTVEECDPEVAEVLDLCAEAERVSDGWFSSTYEGRLDPTGIVKGWSTERVARRLAAAGATGVSVNGGGDVQLLGAPGTHRPWRVGVSDPLRPGSLAAVVSAAGVDELSVATSGTAERGAHIVDPRTGRSAVTDLVAVTVVGPRLTWVDAWATAAFAMGSREALTWLESLPDIEALLITAGDEVRCTGGLAQRLG, encoded by the coding sequence ATGGGCACCGTCTTCTCCTTCGACGTGCGCGGCGGCGAACCCGCGGCCGTGCGGACCGCGTTGGAGGAGGCGGTCGCCCAACTCCACCGGGTGGACGAGGTGTTCAGCACCTATCGGGAGGACAGCCAGATCTCGCGCCTGGCGCGCGGGGAGCTGACGGTCGAGGAGTGCGATCCGGAGGTCGCCGAGGTGCTCGACCTGTGCGCCGAGGCGGAACGGGTCAGCGACGGCTGGTTCAGCTCGACGTACGAGGGTCGGCTCGACCCGACGGGGATCGTGAAGGGCTGGTCGACCGAGCGCGTGGCCCGTCGCCTCGCGGCGGCCGGCGCGACCGGAGTCAGCGTGAACGGCGGCGGCGACGTCCAGCTGCTCGGCGCGCCCGGCACGCACCGCCCGTGGCGGGTCGGCGTCTCGGACCCGCTGCGTCCCGGTTCACTCGCGGCCGTGGTCTCCGCGGCCGGTGTCGACGAACTGTCGGTGGCCACCTCCGGCACCGCCGAGCGCGGCGCGCACATCGTCGACCCCCGCACCGGCCGCTCCGCGGTCACCGACCTGGTCGCCGTGACGGTGGTGGGCCCCCGCCTGACCTGGGTGGACGCCTGGGCGACAGCGGCCTTCGCGATGGGCTCCCGAGAGGCCCTGACCTGGCTGGAGTCCCTCCCCGACATCGAGGCCTTACTGATCACGGCGGGTGACGAGGTCAGATGCACCGGGGGCTTGGCTCAACGTCTGGGGTGA
- the argB gene encoding acetylglutamate kinase: protein MSNVTRKHTALPKARILIEALPWLTRHNGKTVVIKFGGNAMVNEELKAAFAQDVVFLRQAGLKPVVVHGGGPQISAALDRHGIISEFKAGLRVTTEDAMDVVRMVLAGQVQRELVGLLNQHGPLAVGMTGEDAHTITATKHQPEIDGELVDIGRVGEITAIDTGAIEALLADGRIPVVSSIARSQDDGHVYNVNADTAAAALAAALGAETLMVLTDVEGLYEDWPDSDEVISRLTASELEKLLPELASGMVPKMEGCLHAVRNGVTTARVIDGRVQHSILLEIFTDEGIGTMVVPDARPDEQGDAE, encoded by the coding sequence ATGAGCAATGTGACGCGGAAACACACCGCACTGCCCAAGGCCCGGATCCTCATCGAGGCACTCCCGTGGCTGACCCGCCACAACGGCAAGACGGTCGTCATCAAGTTCGGCGGAAACGCCATGGTGAACGAGGAGCTGAAGGCCGCCTTCGCCCAGGACGTGGTGTTCCTGCGGCAGGCCGGCCTCAAGCCCGTCGTCGTGCACGGCGGCGGCCCGCAGATCAGCGCCGCCCTCGACCGGCACGGCATCATCAGCGAGTTCAAGGCGGGCCTGCGCGTCACCACCGAGGACGCCATGGACGTCGTACGCATGGTCCTGGCCGGTCAGGTGCAGCGCGAGCTGGTCGGACTGCTCAACCAGCACGGGCCGCTCGCCGTCGGCATGACCGGCGAGGACGCGCACACCATCACCGCCACCAAGCACCAGCCCGAGATCGACGGGGAGTTGGTCGACATCGGACGGGTGGGCGAGATCACCGCGATCGACACGGGCGCGATCGAGGCACTGCTCGCCGACGGCCGGATCCCGGTCGTCTCCTCGATCGCCCGGAGCCAGGACGACGGACATGTCTACAACGTCAATGCTGATACGGCGGCTGCGGCTCTCGCTGCGGCACTGGGCGCCGAAACCCTCATGGTCCTCACGGACGTCGAGGGCCTCTACGAGGACTGGCCCGACAGCGACGAGGTGATCAGCCGCCTGACCGCCTCCGAACTGGAGAAGCTGCTGCCCGAGCTGGCCAGTGGCATGGTGCCGAAGATGGAGGGCTGTCTGCACGCCGTGCGCAACGGCGTCACCACGGCCCGCGTCATCGACGGCCGGGTCCAGCACTCGATCCTGCTGGAGATCTTCACCGACGAGGGGATCGGCACGATGGTCGTGCCGGACGCACGGCCCGATGAACAGGGGGACGCCGAATGA
- a CDS encoding response regulator transcription factor produces the protein MNTPRSRGTGLPALTRPDGTPVRVLVVDDDPDLAEVLSGALRYEGWEVRTAGDGASAVTEARELMPDAVVLDVMLPDTDGFAVLRTLHTVHPEVCVLFLTARDAVEDRIAGITAGGDDYVTKPFSLEEVVARLRGLLRRAGMARQLDEGPRLTVGDLVMDEEAREVTRGGELVELSPTEFELLRFLMRNPRRVLSKAQILDRVWSYDFGGQAHVVELYISYLRKKVDAGRQPMIHTVRGAGYVIKPVAGR, from the coding sequence ATGAACACTCCCCGCTCCCGAGGCACCGGCCTGCCCGCGCTCACCCGCCCCGACGGCACCCCCGTCCGCGTCCTGGTCGTCGACGACGATCCCGACCTGGCCGAGGTCCTCTCCGGCGCGCTGCGCTACGAGGGCTGGGAGGTCCGGACGGCGGGCGACGGGGCCTCGGCCGTCACCGAGGCACGCGAGCTGATGCCGGACGCCGTCGTCCTCGACGTGATGCTCCCGGACACCGACGGCTTCGCCGTGCTGCGCACCCTGCACACCGTGCACCCCGAGGTCTGTGTGCTCTTCCTCACCGCGCGGGACGCCGTCGAGGACCGCATCGCGGGCATCACCGCGGGCGGCGACGACTACGTGACCAAGCCGTTCAGCCTGGAGGAGGTCGTCGCCCGGCTGCGCGGCCTGCTGCGCCGCGCGGGCATGGCCCGACAGCTGGACGAGGGCCCGCGCCTGACCGTCGGCGACCTCGTGATGGACGAGGAGGCCCGCGAGGTGACCCGGGGCGGCGAGCTGGTCGAGCTGTCGCCGACCGAGTTCGAACTGCTGCGCTTCCTGATGCGCAACCCGCGCCGGGTGCTCAGCAAGGCGCAGATCCTCGACCGCGTCTGGTCCTACGACTTCGGCGGTCAGGCCCATGTCGTGGAGCTGTACATCTCGTACCTGCGCAAAAAGGTGGACGCGGGCCGCCAGCCCATGATCCACACGGTGCGGGGCGCCGGGTACGTGATCAAACCGGTGGCCGGACGATGA
- the argJ gene encoding bifunctional glutamate N-acetyltransferase/amino-acid acetyltransferase ArgJ, whose translation MSVTAAKGFTASGIAAGIKENGNPDLALVVNNGPRLAAAGVFTSNRVKAAPVLWSEQVLKGGQVSAVILNSGGANACTGPKGFQDTHATAEKVAEVLDVNAGEVAVASTGLIGVLLPMDKLLPGVESAAAQLSAHGGEKAAIAIKTTDTVHKTSVHTGDGWTVGGMAKGAGMLAPGLATMLVVLTTDADLDSETLDRALRAATRTTFDRVDSDGCMSTNDTVLLLASGASAVTPEYTEFAEAVRAVCDDLGQQLIRDAEGASKDIKIEVVNAASEDDAVEVGRSIARNNLLKCAIHGEDPNWGRVLSAIGTTDAAFEPDQLNVAINGVWVCKNGGVGEDRELVDMRYREVHIVADLAAGSQTATIWTNDLTADYVHENSAYSS comes from the coding sequence GTGAGCGTCACCGCTGCCAAGGGCTTCACCGCCTCCGGCATCGCAGCAGGCATCAAGGAGAACGGCAACCCGGACCTGGCCCTCGTGGTCAACAACGGGCCCCGCCTCGCCGCCGCGGGCGTCTTCACCTCCAACCGTGTGAAGGCCGCGCCGGTCCTGTGGTCCGAGCAGGTCCTCAAGGGCGGTCAGGTCTCCGCCGTGATCCTCAATTCGGGCGGTGCCAACGCCTGCACGGGCCCCAAGGGCTTCCAGGACACGCACGCGACCGCCGAGAAGGTCGCCGAGGTCCTCGACGTCAACGCCGGCGAGGTCGCCGTCGCGTCGACCGGGCTCATCGGCGTACTCCTGCCGATGGACAAGCTGCTGCCCGGGGTCGAGTCGGCCGCCGCCCAACTCTCCGCGCACGGCGGCGAGAAGGCCGCCATCGCCATCAAGACCACCGACACCGTGCACAAGACCTCGGTGCACACGGGCGACGGCTGGACCGTCGGCGGCATGGCCAAGGGCGCGGGCATGCTCGCCCCCGGCCTGGCCACCATGCTCGTCGTGCTGACGACGGACGCGGACCTCGACTCCGAGACCCTCGACAGGGCACTGCGCGCCGCCACCCGCACCACCTTCGACCGCGTCGACTCCGACGGCTGCATGTCGACCAACGACACGGTGCTGCTGCTCGCCTCCGGCGCCTCCGCGGTCACCCCCGAGTACACGGAGTTCGCCGAGGCCGTACGCGCGGTCTGTGACGATCTCGGGCAGCAGCTCATCCGGGACGCCGAGGGCGCCAGCAAGGACATCAAGATCGAGGTCGTGAACGCCGCGAGCGAGGACGACGCCGTCGAGGTGGGCCGCTCCATCGCCCGCAACAACCTCCTCAAGTGCGCGATCCACGGCGAGGACCCCAACTGGGGACGCGTGCTGTCCGCGATCGGCACGACCGACGCCGCCTTCGAGCCCGACCAGCTCAACGTCGCCATCAACGGCGTCTGGGTCTGCAAGAACGGCGGCGTCGGCGAGGACCGCGAGCTCGTCGACATGCGCTACCGCGAGGTCCACATCGTCGCCGACCTCGCCGCGGGCTCCCAGACCGCCACGATCTGGACCAACGACCTCACCGCGGACTACGTCCACGAGAACAGCGCCTACTCCTCATGA
- a CDS encoding FMN-binding protein, whose amino-acid sequence MHALKKHRPLRRVTLAAATTVTGFVLLLSLKPHTAPTVAQATSSAGQSQSQSPSSGSTSGSSSEGSSGSTKSTGTKTVTGDTIQTRWGPVQVRVTLKNGKITDVTAVSYPSDNPRDQEINSYALPQLRREALAAQSARIDSVSGATYTSDGYRQSLQSALDSAGL is encoded by the coding sequence GTGCACGCCCTGAAGAAGCACCGTCCGCTGCGCCGGGTGACGCTGGCGGCCGCCACCACCGTCACCGGTTTCGTCCTGCTGCTGTCGCTGAAGCCGCACACGGCGCCGACCGTGGCGCAGGCGACGTCGTCCGCAGGACAGTCACAGTCACAGTCGCCGTCGTCGGGAAGTACCTCCGGAAGCTCCTCGGAAGGCTCGTCCGGGAGCACGAAGAGCACCGGCACCAAGACCGTCACCGGTGACACGATCCAGACCCGCTGGGGCCCCGTCCAGGTACGCGTCACGCTGAAGAACGGCAAGATCACCGATGTGACCGCGGTCTCCTATCCCTCGGACAACCCACGGGACCAGGAGATCAACAGTTACGCCCTTCCCCAGCTCAGGAGGGAGGCGCTGGCCGCGCAGAGCGCCCGGATCGACTCCGTCTCGGGGGCCACGTACACCAGCGACGGATACCGGCAGTCCCTCCAATCGGCATTGGACTCGGCAGGCCTCTGA
- a CDS encoding acetylornithine transaminase, with product MTGTNAELTQRWQGALMDNYGTPRLPLVRGEGTRLWDADGKEYLDFVGGIAVNALGHAHPAIVEAVSRQIASLGHVSNLFVAEPPVALAERLLQLFGREGRVYFCNSGAEANEGAFKIGRLTGRGHMVATHGGFHGRTMGALALTGQPGKQEPFLPLPGDVTHVPYGDAQALAAAVTEDTALVIIEPIQGENGVVVPPPGYLKAARAITAATGSLLVLDEVQTGIGRTGPWFAYQDHEGVLPDVVTLAKGLGGGLPLGATVAFGRAAELLKPGHHGSTFGGNPVVCAAALAVLDTIAAEGLLENVKAASEKLRGGIESLGNPLIDHVRGAGLLLGIVLTEPLAPQVQQAAQDAGLLVNAPAPDVVRLMPPLNLSDDEVDAFLQSLPGVLDAVANGDGRAKE from the coding sequence ATGACCGGGACCAACGCGGAGCTCACCCAGCGCTGGCAGGGCGCGCTCATGGACAACTACGGCACCCCGCGGCTGCCGCTCGTCCGCGGCGAGGGCACCCGGCTGTGGGACGCGGACGGCAAGGAGTACCTCGACTTCGTCGGCGGTATCGCGGTCAACGCGCTCGGCCACGCCCACCCGGCGATCGTCGAGGCCGTGAGCCGGCAGATCGCCTCCCTCGGCCATGTCTCCAACCTCTTCGTCGCCGAGCCGCCCGTCGCGCTCGCCGAACGGCTGCTCCAGCTCTTCGGCCGCGAGGGTCGGGTCTACTTCTGCAACTCGGGCGCCGAGGCCAACGAGGGCGCCTTCAAGATCGGCCGGCTCACCGGCCGGGGCCACATGGTGGCGACCCACGGCGGCTTCCACGGCCGCACCATGGGCGCCCTCGCGCTCACCGGCCAGCCCGGCAAGCAGGAGCCGTTCCTGCCGCTGCCCGGTGACGTCACGCACGTGCCCTACGGTGACGCGCAGGCGCTGGCCGCGGCGGTCACCGAGGACACCGCCCTGGTGATCATCGAGCCGATCCAGGGCGAGAACGGCGTGGTCGTACCCCCGCCCGGCTACCTCAAGGCCGCCCGCGCGATCACGGCCGCCACCGGCAGCCTCCTCGTCCTCGACGAGGTGCAGACCGGCATCGGCCGCACCGGACCCTGGTTCGCCTACCAGGACCACGAAGGTGTCCTGCCGGACGTCGTCACCCTCGCCAAGGGCCTCGGCGGCGGACTGCCGCTCGGCGCGACCGTCGCCTTCGGCCGGGCCGCCGAGCTGCTGAAGCCCGGCCACCACGGTTCGACCTTCGGCGGCAACCCGGTCGTCTGCGCCGCCGCACTCGCCGTCCTCGACACGATCGCCGCCGAGGGGCTCCTCGAGAACGTGAAGGCCGCGAGCGAGAAACTGCGGGGCGGAATCGAGTCACTCGGCAACCCGTTGATCGACCATGTCCGGGGTGCGGGCCTGCTCCTGGGTATCGTGCTCACCGAGCCGCTCGCGCCCCAGGTGCAGCAGGCGGCTCAGGACGCCGGTCTCCTGGTCAACGCGCCCGCCCCCGATGTCGTACGGCTGATGCCCCCGCTGAACCTGAGCGACGACGAGGTGGACGCGTTCCTCCAGTCCCTTCCCGGTGTCCTCGACGCTGTAGCCAACGGGGACGGACGAGCCAAAGAATGA
- a CDS encoding FMN-binding protein, translating into MKKSHPLRRVVLAGAATVSGIVLLLSLKPASDPASASAQGAAPQQSVAGQESPQGGSAQQSSTGAQTVTGDVAQTQYGPVQVRITVSGGKITKSEVVQIPSGGRSTEVSNASVPKLNQEAVAAGSANIDAVSGASYTSAGYKKSLQSALDKAKASGSGSSGAAGSTGSGGAGSTGSSASKAPAAQAKTVTGSVAQTQYGAVQVRITVSGGKITKSEAVQAPKGGLSDQKTALAVPKLNQEAVAAGNANIDAVSGATYTSNGYKQSLQSALDKAGG; encoded by the coding sequence ATGAAGAAGAGTCACCCTTTGCGGCGTGTCGTACTGGCCGGCGCCGCCACCGTGTCCGGAATCGTCCTGCTGCTGTCGCTGAAGCCCGCCTCCGATCCGGCGTCCGCGTCGGCACAGGGTGCCGCGCCCCAGCAGTCGGTGGCGGGACAGGAGTCGCCCCAGGGCGGCAGCGCGCAGCAGTCGTCCACGGGGGCCCAGACGGTCACCGGCGACGTCGCGCAGACCCAGTACGGGCCCGTTCAGGTCCGTATCACCGTCAGCGGCGGAAAGATCACCAAGTCCGAGGTCGTCCAGATTCCCAGCGGCGGACGCAGCACCGAGGTCAGCAACGCCTCCGTGCCCAAGCTGAACCAGGAGGCCGTCGCCGCGGGCAGCGCCAACATCGACGCGGTGTCGGGTGCCAGCTACACGAGCGCCGGATACAAGAAGTCGCTGCAGTCGGCCCTCGACAAGGCCAAGGCGAGCGGCAGCGGTTCCTCGGGAGCCGCGGGATCGACCGGGTCCGGGGGCGCGGGCTCCACCGGCTCCTCGGCGTCCAAGGCGCCCGCCGCACAGGCCAAGACGGTCACCGGAAGCGTCGCCCAGACCCAGTACGGGGCGGTCCAGGTCCGTATCACCGTCAGCGGCGGGAAGATCACCAAGTCCGAGGCCGTGCAGGCGCCCAAGGGCGGGCTGAGCGACCAGAAGACCGCGCTGGCCGTGCCCAAACTCAACCAGGAGGCGGTCGCGGCCGGGAACGCGAACATCGACGCCGTCTCCGGTGCCACCTACACCAGCAACGGTTACAAGCAGTCCCTGCAGTCGGCCCTGGACAAGGCCGGTGGCTGA
- a CDS encoding ferredoxin reductase family protein: MTTVYERTAVPRPSRGRGRPRPSPAGPLLALLWAGAGAVVALWWYDTRSVVGLAGWLTDAGRIAGLLCGYSCAVLVALMARVPLLERRIGSDRVARWHAMAGRYTVSLLVAHVTLILFGYAAQDGAGIVHETLSVVFDYPDMLKATTGTLILFAVGITSARAARRRISHEFWYYLHLLTYVAVFLTFFHQLALGSDFVGNSAAQAAWYVLYLGTAALVVWFRLLVPVRLNLRHQLRVESVHREAPGVFSVVVHGERLDELGAEAGQFFRWRFLADGMRWTSTPYSLSAPPHPDRMRITVKALGDHSAAVGLLRPGTRVWAEGPYGALTAERHSGRKALLIAGGVGITPLRALFETLPGGPGDVTLLYRASTAEDLALGAELEAIARWRGARVLYAVNGADGTRPRFTADSLRASVPDLAGHDVYLCGPPAMARDLYGALRAAGVPDRRIHHESFEL; encoded by the coding sequence ATGACTACGGTGTACGAGCGGACAGCGGTCCCTCGCCCGTCACGCGGACGCGGACGACCGCGCCCCTCGCCCGCCGGGCCCCTGCTGGCCCTGCTGTGGGCCGGGGCCGGCGCGGTCGTCGCCCTGTGGTGGTACGACACGCGGTCCGTGGTGGGCCTCGCCGGGTGGCTGACGGACGCCGGGCGAATCGCCGGGCTGCTGTGCGGCTACAGCTGCGCGGTGCTCGTGGCGCTGATGGCCCGGGTGCCCCTGCTGGAGCGACGGATCGGCTCCGACCGGGTGGCCCGCTGGCACGCCATGGCCGGCCGGTACACGGTCAGCCTGCTGGTGGCGCACGTCACGCTGATCCTGTTCGGGTACGCCGCCCAGGACGGGGCGGGCATCGTGCACGAGACGCTGAGCGTGGTGTTCGACTACCCGGACATGCTCAAGGCCACGACCGGCACGCTCATCCTCTTCGCGGTCGGGATCACCTCGGCGCGCGCGGCCCGCCGCCGGATCAGCCACGAGTTCTGGTACTACCTGCACCTGCTCACGTACGTGGCCGTGTTCCTCACCTTCTTCCACCAGCTCGCGCTGGGCTCGGACTTCGTCGGCAACTCCGCCGCCCAGGCCGCCTGGTACGTGCTCTACCTGGGCACGGCAGCGCTGGTGGTGTGGTTCCGGCTGCTCGTCCCGGTGCGGCTCAACCTGCGGCACCAGCTGCGCGTGGAGTCCGTGCACCGCGAGGCGCCCGGGGTCTTCTCCGTCGTCGTGCACGGGGAACGGCTGGACGAGCTCGGCGCCGAGGCCGGGCAGTTCTTCCGCTGGCGGTTCCTCGCGGACGGGATGCGGTGGACCTCGACGCCGTACTCGCTGTCGGCGCCGCCGCACCCCGACCGGATGCGGATCACCGTGAAGGCGCTCGGCGACCACAGTGCCGCCGTGGGGCTGCTGCGGCCCGGCACCCGGGTGTGGGCGGAGGGCCCCTACGGCGCGCTGACCGCCGAGCGGCACTCCGGACGCAAGGCGCTGCTGATCGCCGGCGGCGTCGGCATCACACCGCTGCGCGCCCTGTTCGAGACGCTGCCCGGCGGACCCGGCGACGTGACGCTGCTCTACCGGGCGAGCACGGCCGAGGACCTCGCGCTCGGCGCCGAACTGGAGGCGATAGCCCGGTGGCGCGGGGCGCGCGTCCTGTACGCGGTCAACGGCGCCGACGGGACACGTCCGCGGTTCACCGCCGATTCCCTGCGGGCCTCCGTGCCCGATCTCGCCGGGCACGACGTCTATCTGTGCGGTCCGCCCGCCATGGCGCGGGACCTGTACGGGGCGCTGCGCGCGGCCGGGGTCCCCGACCGCCGTATCCACCACGAGTCGTTCGAGCTGTGA
- the argC gene encoding N-acetyl-gamma-glutamyl-phosphate reductase: protein MVVRAAVAGASGYAGGEALRLLLAHPEVEIGALTGNSNAGQRLGALQPHLLPLADRVLQETTPDVLAGHDVVFLALPHGQSAAVAEQLGPDVLVVDMGADFRLKDPADWEKFYGSAHAGTWPYGLPELPGARAALEGSKRIAVPGCYPTAVSLALFPAYAAALAEPEAVIVAASGTSGAGKAAKPHLLASEVMGSMSPYGVGGVHRHTPEMIQNLGAAAGEPVTVSFTPTLAPMPRGILATCSAKAREGVTGESLRAAYEKAFADEPFVHLLPEGQWPATASVYGSNAVQVQVAYDAATHRIIAISAIDNLTKGTAGGAVQSMNIALGLPEEAGLSTIGVAP, encoded by the coding sequence ATGGTGGTACGCGCAGCAGTGGCGGGAGCGAGTGGGTACGCGGGCGGCGAAGCCCTGCGTCTGCTCCTGGCGCACCCCGAGGTCGAGATCGGCGCCCTGACCGGCAACTCCAACGCGGGCCAGCGCCTCGGCGCACTGCAGCCGCACCTGCTGCCGCTGGCCGACCGAGTCCTCCAGGAGACCACTCCGGACGTCCTCGCCGGCCACGACGTCGTCTTCCTCGCGCTGCCCCACGGGCAGTCCGCCGCCGTCGCCGAGCAGCTCGGCCCCGACGTCCTCGTCGTCGACATGGGCGCCGACTTCCGGCTCAAGGACCCGGCGGACTGGGAGAAGTTCTACGGCTCCGCGCACGCCGGCACCTGGCCGTACGGCCTTCCCGAACTGCCGGGCGCCCGCGCCGCGCTGGAGGGGTCCAAGCGCATCGCGGTGCCCGGTTGCTACCCGACGGCCGTCTCCCTCGCCCTCTTCCCGGCGTACGCGGCCGCACTCGCCGAACCCGAGGCCGTGATCGTCGCCGCGTCCGGGACCTCCGGCGCGGGCAAGGCGGCCAAGCCCCATCTGCTCGCCAGCGAGGTCATGGGCTCCATGTCCCCGTACGGAGTCGGTGGCGTCCACCGGCACACCCCCGAGATGATCCAGAACCTCGGTGCGGCGGCGGGGGAGCCGGTCACCGTCTCCTTCACACCCACGCTCGCGCCGATGCCCCGGGGCATCCTCGCCACGTGCAGCGCGAAGGCGCGTGAAGGGGTCACCGGTGAGTCCCTGCGCGCCGCGTACGAGAAGGCGTTCGCCGACGAACCCTTCGTCCACCTGCTGCCCGAGGGACAGTGGCCCGCCACCGCGTCCGTCTACGGTTCCAACGCCGTTCAGGTCCAGGTCGCGTACGACGCAGCGACGCACCGCATCATCGCGATCAGCGCCATCGACAACCTGACCAAGGGCACGGCCGGCGGGGCCGTGCAGAGCATGAACATCGCCCTCGGGCTTCCCGAGGAAGCGGGTCTTTCCACGATCGGAGTCGCACCGTGA
- a CDS encoding ferredoxin reductase family protein, translating into MSTIAGGRAARRQTLRRIRPRRSPAVPLLLAVGAGAAGVIWLWWSNTPSIADDNSKILNAGRITGLLAGYLMALVVLQMARVPALERRVGSDRVARWHAMSGRYTICLVLAHLVLIMWGYALQAGKSFGDIVQQTIDSINQLPDMGKAAIGTGLLFLIGLLSMGPVRRRMGYDTWYHIHLLTYAAVFLTFWHQLSTGNEFAVEPTAKTVWYGLYGSVTALVIWYRILSPIRLNLKHRMRVEAVIEETPGIVSVLISGRKLHRMGAEAGQFFRWRFLAPGMRLSSHPYSLSAAPRPNMLRITVKAIGDHSSALRDLQPGTRVWAEGPYGALTAGKRSRGKVLLVAGGVGITPMRALFETLPGAAGDLTLLYRANTTQDLALWDELAAIAEERGARLMYAVNSPEGERPDISAETLSRKLPDIDRHDVFMCGPPGFAQQVYEALRGAGVPARRIHHESFEM; encoded by the coding sequence GTGTCCACGATCGCCGGTGGCCGCGCCGCGCGGCGCCAGACCCTGCGCCGTATTCGCCCACGACGCTCCCCCGCCGTCCCACTGCTGCTCGCCGTCGGGGCGGGCGCGGCCGGGGTCATCTGGCTGTGGTGGAGCAACACCCCGTCCATCGCCGACGACAACAGCAAGATCCTCAACGCGGGCCGGATCACCGGGCTGCTCGCGGGGTATCTGATGGCGCTGGTGGTGCTGCAGATGGCCCGGGTGCCCGCCCTGGAGCGCCGGGTGGGCTCGGACCGGGTGGCGCGCTGGCACGCCATGAGCGGCCGGTACACGATCTGTCTGGTGCTGGCGCACCTCGTGCTGATCATGTGGGGCTACGCGCTGCAGGCGGGCAAGAGCTTCGGCGACATCGTCCAGCAGACCATCGACTCGATCAACCAGCTGCCCGACATGGGCAAGGCGGCGATCGGCACCGGTCTGCTGTTCCTGATCGGCCTGCTCTCCATGGGCCCGGTGCGCCGCAGGATGGGCTACGACACCTGGTACCACATCCACCTGCTCACCTACGCCGCCGTCTTCCTGACGTTCTGGCACCAGCTGTCCACGGGCAACGAGTTCGCCGTCGAGCCGACCGCCAAGACGGTCTGGTACGGGCTGTACGGGTCGGTGACGGCCCTGGTGATCTGGTACCGCATCCTCTCGCCGATCCGGCTGAACCTGAAGCACCGGATGCGGGTCGAGGCCGTGATCGAGGAGACCCCCGGGATCGTCTCGGTGCTGATCAGCGGGCGCAAGCTGCACCGCATGGGTGCCGAGGCCGGGCAGTTCTTCCGCTGGCGCTTCCTGGCGCCGGGCATGCGGCTCAGCTCGCACCCGTACTCGCTGTCGGCGGCGCCCCGCCCCAACATGCTGCGCATTACGGTGAAGGCGATCGGCGACCACAGCTCGGCGCTGCGCGACCTGCAGCCCGGCACCCGGGTCTGGGCCGAGGGCCCGTACGGGGCGCTCACGGCGGGCAAGCGCAGCCGCGGCAAGGTGCTGCTGGTGGCGGGCGGGGTCGGCATCACGCCGATGCGGGCGCTGTTCGAGACGCTGCCCGGCGCGGCGGGCGACCTGACGCTGCTCTACCGGGCCAACACCACCCAGGACCTGGCCCTGTGGGACGAGCTGGCGGCGATCGCCGAGGAGCGCGGGGCCCGGCTGATGTACGCGGTGAACAGCCCTGAGGGCGAGCGTCCGGACATCTCGGCGGAGACGCTGAGCCGCAAGCTGCCGGACATCGACCGCCACGACGTCTTCATGTGCGGGCCGCCCGGCTTCGCGCAGCAGGTCTACGAAGCACTGCGCGGCGCGGGGGTTCCCGCCCGCCGCATCCATCACGAGTCGTTCGAGATGTGA